A region from the Sutcliffiella horikoshii genome encodes:
- a CDS encoding phosphatase PAP2 family protein — MNLKEEARYWKEQIDLSKVWAPGLLILAGIVLMISATALFLELAEDVWEQEKFTFDHVIMDYIESIESETLTNTLRLLTETGSVWWITAASMLTVLFLWLKKRDVLGVVFFILAIAGGGLFIFVLKYFFQRERPTMAPEYDGNGYSFPSGHALGSFILYGFIIYLIGREKRFFKTRMLAIGLLATLIILVGVSRVYLQVHYPSDILAGYAVGLIWLICCIFSMEMMKVYRDKDKRAHLTNLIYHRK, encoded by the coding sequence ATGAATTTAAAAGAGGAAGCGCGATATTGGAAGGAACAGATCGATTTAAGTAAGGTATGGGCGCCTGGTCTGCTTATCCTTGCGGGGATAGTTCTCATGATTTCCGCGACGGCTTTGTTCCTTGAATTAGCAGAGGATGTGTGGGAGCAGGAAAAGTTTACATTTGACCATGTCATCATGGATTATATTGAGTCGATAGAAAGCGAAACATTGACTAACACCCTAAGGTTGTTAACGGAAACGGGTTCTGTATGGTGGATAACTGCTGCGAGCATGCTTACGGTGTTATTCCTTTGGTTGAAAAAAAGAGATGTTCTCGGCGTTGTGTTTTTCATTCTTGCCATCGCTGGTGGGGGATTGTTTATCTTTGTCTTGAAGTATTTTTTTCAGCGCGAACGGCCTACAATGGCTCCGGAATACGACGGGAATGGATACAGTTTCCCGAGCGGGCATGCGTTGGGAAGTTTCATCTTATACGGTTTCATCATTTATCTGATTGGCAGAGAGAAGCGTTTCTTTAAAACGAGAATGCTGGCAATCGGGCTATTGGCCACCCTTATCATCCTTGTTGGTGTTAGCAGGGTCTATCTCCAGGTACATTATCCAAGTGACATATTGGCAGGCTATGCAGTCGGATTGATCTGGCTGATATGCTGCATATTCTCAATGGAAATGATGAAGGTTTACCGGGATAAGGATAAGCGGGCCCATCTCACTAATCTTATTTATCATCGGAAATGA
- the kynB gene encoding arylformamidase, translating into MRMYDISRPLSENTPTWPGDTPFHYQVNWSKQHTGSVNVGSVKMSVHTATHVDAPFHFDDKGKRMDELDLSVFKGPAVVVDVKGHHIIERKHVEEVIGRHHGKRILFRTDAWEKEGEFPERIPTLSFEVVELLRELEVPLIGVDLPSVDVLDSKELTIHHSLHQANISILEGIDLREMKEGEYELIALPLKIEGADGSPVRAVLIENS; encoded by the coding sequence ATGAGAATGTATGATATATCAAGGCCGCTTAGTGAGAACACACCAACTTGGCCTGGGGATACTCCCTTTCACTATCAGGTAAACTGGTCCAAGCAGCATACTGGATCGGTTAATGTTGGCAGCGTAAAAATGAGTGTGCATACAGCAACACATGTAGATGCCCCATTTCATTTTGATGACAAGGGAAAGCGGATGGATGAATTGGACCTTTCTGTTTTCAAGGGGCCAGCCGTCGTAGTGGATGTGAAAGGGCATCATATAATTGAACGGAAGCATGTAGAAGAAGTTATAGGTCGACATCATGGAAAACGAATTCTCTTTAGAACGGATGCATGGGAGAAGGAAGGAGAGTTTCCTGAACGAATCCCAACATTGTCTTTTGAGGTGGTCGAGTTGTTAAGGGAGTTGGAAGTACCTCTAATTGGTGTGGACCTTCCAAGTGTAGATGTTTTGGATAGTAAAGAGCTAACCATCCATCATAGTTTGCACCAAGCCAACATTTCCATTTTAGAAGGAATTGATTTAAGAGAAATGAAAGAAGGAGAGTACGAGCTGATTGCCCTGCCTTTGAAAATCGAGGGTGCTGATGGGAGTCCGGTGCGAGCAGTTCTTATAGAAAATAGTTGA
- a CDS encoding GerAB/ArcD/ProY family transporter, giving the protein MQKGSAVSISQGQLFYLIIQAQIGVGILSLPFAVHSTAKGDGWISTLLAGFVIQLWMMISLTLSRCFPEKNFFQLLRHLFGKYLGSLLILSYTLYFTAIAGLVAVLQTGLINKWILPLTPFWILYLLIIIVAVYLATDNILIIARFFGLSTGVIVFFILLVATVYRDANIAYILPIGQSGFKNIFLAIKDVLIALTGFELILLIYPMIKNKQKTAKTLTFANISTVLIYSFLVFTSLIIFSPEEMTLVPEPVLYMLKAISFEVIERLDLIFLSIWVIPMTNSFIIYLYQASKGLKELFHTQSHAPFVPVIVLPIFISGFFLQNKFLIEDIDNVFQYIVFIFVFLLPVLFLMVALAKKKLQRGKNYESS; this is encoded by the coding sequence ATGCAAAAGGGCAGTGCAGTAAGTATCAGTCAAGGTCAATTGTTTTATCTTATCATTCAAGCCCAAATTGGGGTTGGCATACTTTCCTTACCTTTTGCTGTCCATAGCACAGCCAAAGGGGATGGCTGGATATCTACACTTTTAGCAGGTTTTGTCATTCAGCTCTGGATGATGATTTCTTTAACATTATCAAGGTGCTTTCCTGAGAAGAACTTTTTTCAATTATTACGACATCTGTTCGGCAAATATTTAGGTAGTCTCCTTATTCTTTCTTATACCCTGTATTTTACGGCGATTGCCGGCCTTGTAGCTGTCTTACAAACAGGATTGATTAACAAATGGATTCTCCCCCTCACGCCTTTTTGGATCCTCTATTTATTAATCATTATTGTCGCTGTCTATTTGGCAACAGACAATATCTTAATCATCGCTCGGTTCTTTGGATTATCCACTGGAGTCATTGTTTTCTTCATTCTGCTTGTAGCAACTGTCTATCGAGATGCAAATATAGCGTACATTTTACCTATAGGTCAAAGTGGATTTAAGAATATATTTCTGGCAATTAAGGATGTATTAATCGCCTTGACAGGTTTTGAACTTATTTTATTGATCTACCCTATGATAAAAAACAAACAAAAAACAGCTAAAACGCTTACCTTTGCCAATATATCAACAGTGCTCATTTATAGTTTTCTTGTATTTACTAGTTTAATCATTTTCAGCCCTGAAGAGATGACACTCGTCCCAGAACCTGTCCTTTACATGCTAAAGGCTATTTCATTTGAAGTGATCGAAAGGCTTGATCTTATCTTCTTGTCCATCTGGGTAATTCCAATGACGAACTCTTTCATCATTTACTTGTATCAAGCAAGCAAGGGTTTGAAGGAATTGTTTCATACACAATCTCACGCTCCATTTGTACCAGTAATTGTATTACCGATTTTCATTTCAGGTTTTTTTCTGCAAAATAAATTTTTAATAGAAGACATCGATAATGTTTTTCAATACATCGTGTTTATCTTCGTCTTCTTGCTTCCAGTTTTGTTTTTAATGGTTGCTTTGGCTAAGAAAAAATTGCAGAGGGGGAAAAATTATGAGTCGTCGTAA
- the kynU gene encoding kynureninase, producing the protein MTITVDMIDRWDGEDGLKRYREEFYIKEGSIYMDGNSLGLLSKRAESSLLSLLDSWKNHGIDGWTSGEEPWFYFAEKLGELSAPLVGAKKEEVMVTGSTTGNLHQLLATFYAPTGKRTKIVADELNFPSDIYAIQSILKLKGFNPEEQLIRVKSRDGHTICEEDIIRELNEEVAILILPTVLYRSGQLFDIEKITKAAHEKGVIVGWDGCHSVGAIPHEFHQWEVDFAYWCNYKYLNSGPGGVGALFVHEKHFDKTPGLTGWFGSDKQKQFDMEHTFTPAATSGAYQIGTPHIFSMAPLLGSLKMFEEIGMKKIRDKSLHQTRVMMDLIEQELSGYGFKMTNPMDDVCRGGHVSLEHPEAARICKSLKEFGVVPDFRKPNIIRLAPVALYSTYKDVYETIQILRNIMNEKHYEKYSNEREVVA; encoded by the coding sequence ATGACAATTACGGTGGATATGATTGATAGATGGGATGGAGAGGATGGTTTAAAGCGGTATCGCGAAGAGTTTTACATAAAAGAAGGATCCATTTACATGGATGGGAATTCGCTTGGGCTTTTGTCTAAAAGGGCGGAATCATCCCTTCTAAGCTTATTGGATTCTTGGAAAAACCATGGTATAGATGGTTGGACAAGCGGGGAGGAGCCGTGGTTTTATTTTGCGGAAAAACTTGGGGAGTTGAGCGCGCCGCTTGTAGGTGCGAAAAAGGAAGAAGTGATGGTCACAGGTTCTACCACCGGTAACCTTCATCAATTGCTTGCAACTTTTTACGCTCCAACAGGAAAACGGACCAAAATTGTGGCAGATGAGTTGAACTTTCCTTCTGATATATATGCGATTCAAAGCATCCTAAAACTTAAAGGTTTTAATCCGGAAGAACAGCTTATTAGAGTGAAGAGCAGGGATGGACATACCATTTGTGAAGAGGATATTATACGAGAGCTAAATGAAGAAGTAGCCATACTTATTTTGCCTACCGTCCTATATAGGAGCGGTCAGTTATTTGATATTGAAAAGATCACAAAGGCAGCTCATGAAAAGGGAGTTATTGTCGGGTGGGATGGATGCCACTCCGTGGGTGCCATTCCGCATGAATTCCATCAATGGGAAGTGGACTTTGCTTATTGGTGTAACTATAAATACTTAAATTCAGGCCCAGGAGGAGTAGGGGCATTGTTTGTCCATGAAAAACACTTTGATAAAACACCTGGGTTAACTGGCTGGTTTGGTTCGGACAAGCAAAAGCAATTTGATATGGAGCATACGTTTACACCTGCTGCTACAAGTGGAGCGTATCAGATTGGGACACCGCATATCTTCAGTATGGCTCCGTTGCTTGGTTCTTTAAAGATGTTTGAAGAAATTGGGATGAAGAAAATCAGGGACAAATCACTCCATCAAACGAGAGTGATGATGGACCTAATCGAGCAAGAGCTTTCGGGATATGGATTCAAAATGACCAATCCAATGGATGATGTTTGCCGTGGAGGTCATGTGAGTTTAGAACATCCAGAAGCTGCACGAATATGTAAATCATTGAAGGAGTTCGGAGTGGTGCCGGATTTCCGTAAGCCGAATATCATCAGGCTGGCTCCAGTTGCTCTGTATTCTACTTATAAAGATGTGTATGAAACCATACAGATACTAAGAAATATTATGAATGAAAAACATTATGAAAAATACTCCAATGAACGGGAAGTAGTTGCTTAA
- a CDS encoding GNAT family N-acetyltransferase: protein MIRRLTETDHEKCFDFLSEQPAENLFIIGDIEAYGYEKDFQKLWGEFNEEGELIAVLLKYEENYIPYAKGAFDAEGFANIMLSDPKFSMMSGLKGVTAKVEPFVMHRLKRKRQTYYAKCTALSHDLAATVDTSKVLQATPKDADRLVQLLHSIPEFSDSIITVERKKRVLEEGVSRSYFVEEDGEMVSTASTTAENTVSAMVVGVATLENFKKKGYATQCMVKLCNQLLKEGKELCLFYDNPSAGVIYKRIGFQDIGFWMMYSFHREEKV, encoded by the coding sequence ATGATTAGGAGATTGACAGAAACGGATCACGAAAAATGTTTTGATTTTCTAAGTGAACAACCTGCAGAAAATTTGTTTATCATTGGAGACATAGAGGCTTATGGTTATGAAAAGGACTTCCAGAAACTTTGGGGGGAATTTAACGAAGAAGGCGAACTTATAGCGGTTCTTCTAAAATATGAAGAAAATTATATTCCATATGCAAAAGGAGCATTTGATGCAGAAGGTTTTGCAAATATCATGTTGAGTGATCCTAAATTTAGTATGATGTCAGGTTTAAAGGGTGTTACTGCAAAAGTTGAACCTTTTGTCATGCACCGACTAAAAAGGAAAAGACAGACCTATTATGCGAAGTGCACTGCCTTATCACATGATTTAGCTGCTACTGTTGATACTTCAAAAGTCCTTCAGGCCACGCCAAAAGATGCAGACAGACTTGTTCAGTTACTACATTCCATTCCTGAATTCAGTGATTCCATCATTACCGTGGAAAGAAAAAAGCGTGTGTTAGAGGAAGGTGTTTCTCGCTCCTACTTTGTGGAAGAGGATGGTGAAATGGTTTCCACTGCCTCAACTACCGCAGAAAACACGGTATCTGCCATGGTAGTGGGCGTGGCGACACTTGAGAATTTTAAAAAGAAAGGCTACGCAACGCAATGCATGGTCAAACTGTGTAATCAACTTCTTAAAGAAGGAAAAGAGCTGTGTTTGTTTTATGACAATCCAAGTGCAGGAGTAATCTATAAGCGGATAGGTTTTCAGGATATTGGATTCTGGATGATGTATTCATTTCATAGAGAAGAGAAAGTGTAG
- a CDS encoding alpha/beta fold hydrolase, which yields MKKWQKTSLVTLGIVVGVAAAACLFLIATPYKLINEESMESTEDVMVKENSGWISFFPTEENDEAGIIFYPGGRVEAAAYAPLGKMLAEEGVPFVIAKMPLHLAVLNSDKADKIIKKYDDREWVIAGHSLGGAMAAKYVKKNPDKVTGLILMAAYPSEDDDLTSFKGDVITFEAQLDGVIDEEKLTKADSRLPSQMYTFIIQGGNHSQFGDYGLQKGDNEASIPKEEQWERIVQGIVRSF from the coding sequence ATGAAAAAATGGCAAAAAACCAGTTTAGTTACTTTAGGGATTGTTGTTGGTGTAGCAGCTGCAGCCTGTCTCTTTCTAATTGCAACACCTTATAAATTAATCAATGAAGAGAGTATGGAATCAACTGAAGATGTAATGGTGAAAGAAAACAGTGGCTGGATATCCTTCTTTCCAACTGAAGAGAATGATGAAGCAGGCATCATCTTCTATCCTGGTGGAAGAGTGGAGGCTGCCGCATATGCTCCATTAGGCAAGATGTTGGCAGAAGAAGGGGTTCCTTTTGTTATCGCGAAGATGCCTCTGCATCTTGCAGTGCTAAATTCAGATAAAGCGGATAAAATCATTAAGAAGTATGACGATCGGGAGTGGGTGATAGCTGGTCACTCTCTCGGCGGGGCAATGGCAGCCAAATATGTGAAAAAAAACCCTGATAAGGTCACAGGCTTGATCTTAATGGCAGCATACCCTTCAGAAGATGATGATTTGACTTCATTTAAGGGAGACGTCATCACTTTTGAAGCACAGCTTGATGGTGTTATTGATGAGGAAAAATTAACAAAAGCTGATTCCCGTCTTCCATCTCAGATGTATACCTTTATCATTCAAGGCGGCAATCATTCACAGTTCGGCGATTACGGTCTCCAAAAAGGAGATAATGAAGCAAGCATCCCAAAAGAAGAACAATGGGAACGAATAGTACAAGGAATAGTGAGGAGCTTCTAA
- a CDS encoding spore germination protein: MTKNDPLTLTTKLEENLLHLRERFVHSEDFIMEYLHLQDEEAYIVYIETIIDKKLVQERILEPLKESRISYRDEKRSLPLVKETNSLKEITQSLLEGSCIVLSKDCDLAYVFDVPFSNDRKVKEPETEGIIRGAHDGFVESLSTNISLIRKRIHNPNLKVKYFSIGNDSHTKVGLIYLDHIANKKTVALIEKKLSEINIDFVLAPGYIEEFVSENSSIFPTMLSTERADRTVANLMDGRIAIMTESSPGALIAPTTFFTFYQSPDDYNSRWYFGSFIRFLRILGFLISIALPALYIAIVSFHFEILPTEIVFSIKSSLENVPYPPLIEALGMQITLEILREASIRLPSRIAQTIGVVGGLVIGTAVVEANLVSNTMIIVVAITAISSFIVPITEMGSSIRLLGFPFMIMAAMFGLIGMSFFFMFLLIHLCKLESFGTPYFAPFSTLRWAEMKDTLIRVPLPLFSKRPSDTMPQKKKKKV; encoded by the coding sequence ATGACGAAAAATGATCCGCTCACTTTAACCACAAAGCTCGAAGAAAACCTTCTTCATTTAAGGGAAAGGTTCGTCCATTCTGAGGATTTCATCATGGAGTATCTTCACCTGCAAGATGAGGAAGCTTATATCGTTTATATTGAAACAATCATAGATAAAAAGCTCGTTCAAGAAAGAATTTTAGAACCCCTTAAAGAAAGTAGAATCAGCTACAGGGATGAAAAACGATCTCTTCCACTAGTAAAAGAAACAAACAGTTTGAAAGAAATTACACAAAGCCTACTAGAAGGTAGTTGTATCGTTCTCAGCAAAGATTGTGATCTTGCGTATGTATTTGACGTACCGTTTTCGAATGATAGAAAAGTCAAAGAACCTGAGACAGAAGGAATTATTCGTGGAGCACATGATGGTTTTGTTGAATCGCTGTCTACTAATATTTCTTTAATAAGAAAACGTATCCACAATCCAAACTTGAAGGTAAAGTACTTTTCCATCGGCAATGACTCTCATACAAAGGTTGGCTTAATCTACCTTGATCATATCGCCAATAAAAAAACAGTGGCACTTATAGAAAAAAAGCTATCAGAAATAAATATTGATTTTGTATTGGCTCCAGGCTATATTGAGGAATTTGTAAGCGAGAACTCTTCCATTTTCCCAACCATGCTTAGCACCGAAAGAGCCGACCGTACTGTCGCCAATTTAATGGATGGAAGAATAGCTATTATGACGGAAAGCAGCCCCGGTGCGTTAATTGCCCCTACCACTTTTTTTACCTTTTATCAATCACCTGATGACTATAACAGCAGGTGGTATTTTGGTTCCTTTATCCGTTTTCTGAGGATATTGGGATTTTTGATATCAATCGCTCTGCCTGCATTATACATAGCCATTGTATCCTTTCATTTTGAAATCTTGCCTACGGAAATCGTCTTCTCCATCAAATCTTCCTTGGAGAACGTTCCGTATCCCCCCCTGATTGAGGCATTAGGCATGCAAATCACTTTAGAGATTTTAAGAGAAGCATCCATCAGGCTGCCGAGCAGGATCGCGCAAACGATCGGGGTGGTTGGAGGTTTGGTTATTGGGACGGCGGTGGTTGAGGCAAACCTAGTATCCAACACGATGATTATTGTTGTAGCCATTACAGCAATTTCTTCCTTTATCGTTCCTATTACCGAAATGGGCTCCTCCATCCGTCTATTGGGCTTTCCGTTTATGATTATGGCAGCCATGTTTGGGTTAATCGGAATGAGTTTCTTTTTTATGTTCCTGCTTATTCACCTTTGTAAGCTTGAGTCCTTTGGCACCCCATATTTCGCTCCATTCTCTACTTTAAGATGGGCAGAAATGAAAGACACATTAATAAGGGTCCCATTGCCGTTATTCAGTAAGAGACCCAGTGATACCATGCCACAAAAGAAGAAAAAGAAGGTATAA
- a CDS encoding Ger(x)C family spore germination protein translates to MSRRNLWNIVCVLLTLILLTGCWDQRLLKDLKLVFTVAFDAGEGDEIISHVAIRESEKLSVGGQPGQATVGVVEGKGITLRDTRLNLDRRIPGEFSPSKMRMYLMGEELAQKDIYSILDILYRDPKAPLGAKLAIVEGKAEDIIHMKTIKETLLTEAISDLLVTAEDNTIIENETVQTVCPIMFDPSADFSLPVIKMIETNDIEVVGMGLISDRTYTGVTLDAEHSTTLLMLANKKAKVAQVNMMVHPEEENPQNRYMTLSISKAKSKITTTVNSPTDIQVKIDMKVTGAIAEYPKNHLVSKQKVKVLEEKAAQYLTTQSEEVIKIIQDANSDVLKIGQQIKAHHNKTWKAMKWREVYPTIEIEPNVKVEITGTGIIN, encoded by the coding sequence ATGAGTCGTCGTAACCTTTGGAATATAGTTTGTGTTTTATTAACACTGATACTTTTGACAGGTTGCTGGGATCAGCGATTATTAAAAGACTTAAAATTAGTGTTTACTGTCGCATTCGACGCAGGGGAAGGCGATGAAATCATCTCTCATGTTGCCATTCGTGAATCTGAAAAGTTAAGTGTGGGCGGACAACCCGGGCAAGCTACCGTTGGAGTGGTAGAAGGCAAGGGAATCACACTAAGGGATACAAGGTTAAATTTAGACAGACGGATTCCTGGAGAATTTTCGCCAAGTAAAATGAGGATGTACTTAATGGGAGAAGAACTTGCCCAAAAAGATATCTATTCCATCCTTGATATTTTATATCGCGATCCTAAGGCTCCCCTTGGTGCGAAGCTTGCCATCGTGGAAGGAAAAGCAGAAGACATCATACACATGAAAACAATCAAAGAAACGTTATTAACAGAAGCCATTTCAGATCTATTGGTAACGGCAGAGGACAATACCATCATTGAAAATGAGACCGTCCAAACTGTCTGTCCCATCATGTTTGATCCAAGTGCAGACTTTTCCCTTCCTGTAATTAAAATGATTGAAACGAATGATATTGAAGTAGTGGGAATGGGATTAATCAGTGACAGAACCTATACAGGCGTTACACTTGACGCTGAACATTCTACTACCTTACTTATGCTTGCAAATAAAAAAGCGAAAGTTGCGCAAGTAAATATGATGGTTCATCCAGAAGAGGAAAATCCACAGAATCGTTATATGACATTAAGTATCTCTAAAGCTAAAAGTAAAATAACTACAACGGTAAACTCCCCTACCGATATACAAGTAAAGATAGATATGAAAGTAACTGGTGCTATTGCAGAGTATCCGAAGAATCATTTAGTGAGTAAACAAAAGGTAAAGGTGCTCGAGGAAAAAGCAGCACAATATTTAACCACTCAGTCTGAAGAAGTAATAAAGATCATTCAAGATGCTAATAGTGATGTATTAAAAATTGGACAGCAAATTAAAGCTCATCACAATAAAACATGGAAAGCTATGAAATGGCGGGAAGTGTACCCGACAATTGAAATTGAACCGAATGTAAAAGTGGAGATTACTGGCACGGGGATTATCAACTAG
- a CDS encoding stress protein, with the protein MSRKLQQALEQQREYYINKLLLIGVYDSLVLDGMTTTELKTEYNYFFYDVPSKKVSTIKKA; encoded by the coding sequence ATGAGCAGGAAACTCCAACAAGCGTTAGAGCAGCAACGTGAGTATTATATAAACAAACTTCTTCTAATCGGTGTGTATGATTCACTTGTGTTGGATGGGATGACGACGACTGAGTTGAAGACGGAGTACAATTATTTCTTTTATGATGTACCAAGTAAAAAGGTCAGCACGATAAAGAAGGCATAA
- a CDS encoding ATP-dependent DNA helicase has protein sequence MKKLSVSVRKLVEFVMMGGSIDSRFTGSNVMQEGTRTHQRLQAERGDNYEKEVYLSIEMQVDDYELHIEGRCDGVYRNENQVIIEEIKTTARDLDSVTEEDYKTYWAQLQMYAYIYCLKNELDKITVHMVYAKRENKDEKTFEKHYEFNELHVFVEEIAKEYLCFQEQLWKLKQARTDSISNLKFPYESYRTGQRDLAKAVYKTIREEKRVFAKAATGIGKTIATIFPSVLSLQEGKQEKIMYLTAKTVTKMVAEDSFRLLIEKGLEIKAVTITAKEKICFQEETICQKEFCPFADGYYDRLKEGIKDILENERMMDRRIIELYAKKHQLCPFEFSLDLAMFADVVICDYNYFFDPKVRLQRWGDFHKETILLIDEAHNLVDRSREMLSASLSKSVFLQASREIKGLEPELYLKLKAVNDILLQWKKELLALNEFVFDDKPSHLIEVLEAAVEGCEQWLIRNPSGMAHQEILEAYFAGQDFLRIAKVYNKRYKTIVTIYKSEVTVKLACMDTSEAIKESTSKAVATVFFSATLHPLGYFQTVLGGEEHDYYISINTPFHPDQIKVYAKSISTKYQDRQNSIQPIAEVIKEVFHSEKGNFLVFFPSYEYLSLVFEAYEKFALEDSIETLVQQPVMTETERELFLERFDPDREGTFIAFAVLGGIFSEGIDLKGDRLNGVGIIGVGLPRISLERNVMKEHFQKQGQNGFDFAYVYPGMNKVQQAGGRLIRSEQDTGFLLLVDDRYFYPKYRDLLPPEWQHFKRK, from the coding sequence ATGAAGAAATTGTCCGTATCAGTTAGAAAACTTGTAGAATTTGTCATGATGGGAGGAAGCATCGACTCTCGATTTACAGGCTCCAATGTTATGCAAGAGGGCACAAGGACCCATCAACGATTGCAAGCCGAGAGAGGAGACAATTATGAAAAGGAAGTATATCTTTCCATCGAAATGCAAGTAGATGACTATGAGCTACATATAGAAGGAAGATGTGATGGAGTCTATCGGAATGAAAATCAAGTCATCATAGAGGAAATAAAAACAACAGCAAGGGACTTGGACTCTGTCACGGAAGAGGATTATAAAACATACTGGGCACAGTTGCAAATGTATGCCTATATTTATTGCCTGAAAAATGAACTAGATAAAATAACGGTTCACATGGTATATGCAAAAAGGGAGAACAAGGACGAAAAGACTTTTGAGAAGCATTATGAGTTTAATGAACTGCATGTGTTTGTGGAGGAAATTGCAAAAGAGTACCTTTGTTTCCAAGAGCAATTATGGAAACTGAAGCAAGCAAGAACGGATAGCATTTCCAACCTTAAGTTTCCGTATGAGTCTTACCGAACCGGTCAAAGAGACCTGGCAAAAGCCGTCTATAAAACGATACGCGAAGAAAAGAGGGTATTTGCAAAAGCGGCAACAGGGATCGGTAAAACCATTGCCACTATTTTTCCATCGGTTCTCTCCCTGCAGGAGGGAAAGCAAGAGAAAATAATGTATCTGACAGCCAAGACAGTCACAAAAATGGTGGCAGAAGATTCATTTAGGCTACTTATTGAAAAAGGATTAGAGATTAAAGCCGTTACAATCACTGCAAAGGAAAAAATCTGTTTTCAAGAAGAGACCATTTGTCAAAAGGAATTCTGTCCTTTTGCAGATGGTTATTATGACCGGCTTAAAGAAGGAATTAAAGATATCCTTGAGAACGAACGGATGATGGATAGGAGAATCATTGAGTTATATGCAAAGAAACATCAACTCTGTCCTTTTGAGTTTTCGCTTGACCTTGCGATGTTTGCCGATGTGGTGATTTGTGACTATAACTACTTTTTTGATCCAAAGGTGCGGCTTCAACGTTGGGGTGATTTTCATAAGGAGACGATCCTTTTGATTGATGAAGCGCATAACCTTGTGGACCGATCTCGGGAGATGTTATCTGCTTCCTTGTCAAAATCAGTTTTTTTACAGGCTTCCAGAGAAATAAAGGGACTGGAGCCGGAGTTGTACTTGAAGCTCAAAGCGGTTAATGACATATTATTGCAATGGAAAAAGGAATTGCTGGCGTTAAATGAATTTGTGTTTGATGACAAGCCTTCACACTTAATAGAAGTACTGGAGGCAGCTGTGGAAGGTTGTGAACAGTGGTTAATACGGAATCCGTCAGGGATGGCTCACCAAGAGATATTGGAAGCCTATTTTGCAGGACAAGATTTCTTAAGAATAGCAAAAGTCTATAACAAGCGATATAAAACCATCGTGACGATCTATAAGAGTGAAGTCACGGTTAAGCTTGCTTGTATGGACACTTCGGAGGCTATCAAAGAATCGACAAGCAAGGCGGTTGCAACAGTGTTCTTCTCTGCCACTCTTCATCCCTTGGGCTACTTTCAAACTGTTTTGGGCGGGGAGGAGCATGATTATTATATATCGATCAATACACCATTTCACCCTGATCAAATTAAGGTTTATGCCAAAAGTATCTCTACAAAGTATCAAGATAGACAAAATTCCATTCAACCGATTGCAGAGGTGATCAAAGAGGTGTTTCATTCAGAGAAAGGGAATTTTCTCGTGTTTTTCCCTTCTTATGAGTACTTATCTTTGGTCTTTGAAGCGTATGAGAAGTTTGCTTTGGAGGACTCCATTGAAACACTCGTGCAGCAGCCTGTCATGACAGAAACGGAACGGGAGCTGTTCCTTGAGAGATTCGATCCTGACAGGGAAGGGACCTTTATAGCATTTGCGGTACTGGGAGGAATTTTCTCTGAAGGAATCGACCTGAAAGGAGACCGTTTGAACGGAGTTGGAATTATTGGGGTAGGTTTGCCACGAATCTCTCTTGAAAGAAATGTAATGAAGGAGCATTTTCAAAAGCAAGGTCAGAACGGATTTGATTTTGCTTATGTCTATCCAGGTATGAATAAGGTGCAGCAAGCAGGAGGACGGTTAATTCGAAGTGAACAAGATACTGGTTTCCTTTTGCTAGTAGATGATCGTTATTTCTACCCTAAATATAGAGATCTTCTTCCACCTGAGTGGCAACATTTCAAAAGGAAATAA